In one bacterium genomic region, the following are encoded:
- a CDS encoding glycosyltransferase, with protein sequence MKKIKHKHHLALIIPGHNEELVIEKTILSAIAAGLSVRHIYVVDDNSSDKTAEIAQSILGSAHVLTVSRSGKALAIKKAIKAFKIKSRYTWLHIADADSAFEGRYFTVLKKELDPKKYVAATGYVKSMYGGWISKYRAYEYSFGQEIMRRIQHMLGVIPVIPGPTSCFRTDILKDLDFETNNFTEDFDITIQIHRKKLGRIGFIAQARTLTQDPKDYSDYVKQITRWYRGFWQGVLTYKVGRGWQKIDGYLGYQILEMFAYYFNLLVLLPILLISGRGVHVIAQTFLLDVGIFFAMTIMACITHRRLDIISAFPLFYLLRITNMAIYVKAFFEVVVLRRFRGPQVGWSTENRRYKVVES encoded by the coding sequence ATGAAAAAGATTAAGCATAAACATCATTTAGCTCTTATTATACCCGGACACAACGAGGAGCTAGTTATAGAAAAGACTATTCTTTCGGCAATTGCTGCTGGCTTGTCGGTTCGACATATTTATGTTGTAGACGATAATTCGTCGGACAAAACAGCTGAGATAGCTCAGTCAATCCTTGGTTCAGCCCACGTATTAACGGTTAGTCGATCGGGTAAAGCTTTGGCGATAAAAAAAGCCATCAAGGCTTTCAAGATTAAAAGTCGATACACTTGGCTCCACATTGCTGATGCTGATTCAGCTTTTGAAGGTCGCTATTTTACTGTTCTTAAAAAAGAGCTTGACCCAAAAAAATATGTGGCCGCAACTGGCTATGTAAAATCAATGTATGGTGGCTGGATCTCTAAGTATCGTGCTTATGAATATAGTTTTGGTCAAGAGATTATGCGTCGTATTCAACACATGCTCGGTGTAATACCAGTTATTCCTGGCCCAACAAGCTGCTTTAGAACCGACATTTTAAAGGATCTAGACTTTGAAACCAACAATTTTACCGAAGACTTTGATATTACTATCCAAATACACCGTAAGAAATTAGGACGGATAGGTTTTATAGCCCAAGCTCGTACTCTCACCCAAGACCCAAAAGACTATAGCGATTATGTTAAGCAAATTACTCGCTGGTACCGTGGTTTTTGGCAGGGTGTTTTAACCTACAAAGTAGGGCGAGGCTGGCAAAAAATTGATGGCTATTTAGGCTATCAGATTTTAGAGATGTTTGCTTATTACTTTAACCTTTTAGTACTGTTACCAATCCTACTAATTAGTGGTAGAGGAGTACATGTTATCGCCCAAACCTTCCTGCTTGATGTTGGCATTTTCTTTGCTATGACAATTATGGCCTGCATTACTCATCGCAGGTTAGATATTATTAGTGCATTCCCATTATTTTATCTACTGCGCATCACCAATATGGCCATATATGTTAAAGCCTTTTTTGAAGTAGTAGTCTTACGTCGTTTTCGTGGTCCACAGGTTGGTTGGTCAACCGAAAATCGTCGCTATAAAGTGGTGGAGTCATAA
- a CDS encoding polysaccharide deacetylase family protein: MKSKYRNFLLYLLAAGFLIWHLVPLMSIGSAMTPKPKTNLELAQDTTCYGGDLDIPTFGDPLHDPIITTLNQKNSIINYRTASLPVKLDPYPKSVDSLPEPSWQTAHYGKNVPIFIINQQNSEQASLRVEIVDYLDGDAKWQTQSIPVQSGDMLTFKNEYRSNQNIVTSAALRQVDGSDKYITLKQLTDSEDWSSQTSTMIIPKGTVSIRFATILDKAGWLETRNYSITRMDAPKLKRGIATFTFDDGWKSIYQQGLPLFNKYNIKTTQFVVAGYDTNSAYMSTDEILDMQKQGHDIGSHSYSHADHSKIHDEDLMREIAGSRTVLNAKFGGINNVAAPFGRYNQDVTRTIRECYQSHRTTDTGFNAAGYDRYQIKVQNVEVNTTPEQIQGWAEFARDNNLWLILVYHQVQDGGEYSVDSKQLESHLKAVKDTGIHTATFEEALLETYPQGR, translated from the coding sequence GTGAAGTCAAAATATCGTAATTTCTTGCTTTACCTACTGGCGGCTGGATTTTTAATTTGGCACCTTGTTCCGCTAATGAGTATTGGCTCAGCTATGACACCCAAACCCAAAACCAATCTCGAGTTAGCTCAAGATACCACCTGCTATGGTGGCGACTTGGATATACCTACATTTGGAGATCCGCTTCATGATCCGATTATCACTACACTTAATCAAAAGAATTCTATCATCAACTATCGCACTGCATCGCTACCGGTTAAACTAGACCCTTACCCAAAATCTGTTGACTCACTACCGGAACCCAGCTGGCAAACAGCTCATTATGGGAAGAATGTACCTATATTTATCATAAACCAGCAAAACTCCGAGCAGGCATCTTTGCGTGTCGAAATTGTTGACTATCTAGATGGTGATGCCAAGTGGCAAACCCAAAGCATTCCGGTCCAGTCAGGTGATATGCTAACTTTTAAAAACGAATATCGCTCAAATCAGAACATTGTAACAAGTGCGGCACTGCGCCAGGTTGATGGTAGTGATAAATACATAACTCTCAAACAGCTAACTGATTCCGAAGATTGGAGTAGTCAAACTTCCACCATGATAATTCCAAAAGGTACTGTGTCAATACGCTTTGCAACCATCCTAGACAAGGCTGGTTGGCTTGAAACACGCAATTACAGCATCACGCGTATGGATGCCCCAAAGCTCAAGCGCGGAATTGCTACCTTTACTTTTGATGATGGCTGGAAATCAATCTACCAGCAAGGCTTGCCATTATTTAATAAATACAATATTAAGACTACTCAGTTTGTCGTGGCAGGCTATGACACAAACTCAGCTTACATGAGCACAGATGAAATTCTTGATATGCAGAAGCAAGGACATGATATTGGTTCACATTCCTACTCACACGCTGATCACTCAAAAATCCATGATGAGGATCTAATGCGCGAGATAGCAGGATCGAGAACAGTATTAAACGCTAAGTTTGGTGGCATCAATAACGTAGCAGCCCCGTTTGGTCGCTATAACCAAGACGTGACACGGACAATCCGCGAGTGCTACCAAAGCCATCGTACAACCGATACTGGCTTTAATGCAGCTGGCTATGACCGCTATCAAATTAAGGTACAGAATGTTGAAGTTAATACTACTCCTGAACAGATTCAAGGGTGGGCTGAATTTGCTCGAGATAATAATTTATGGCTCATTTTAGTTTATCACCAAGTCCAGGATGGCGGTGAGTATTCTGTAGATTCTAAACAGCTCGAAAGCCATCTAAAAGCCGTTAAGGACACTGGCATTCATACAGCTACTTTCGAAGAAGCCCTACTAGAGACCTATCCTCAGGGGCGCTAA
- a CDS encoding LPXTG cell wall anchor domain-containing protein: MTYGKGGGTLPTTVGIATGAALPATGATDSWMVALAAAIAAGLVAWGMLYAIKNRVR, translated from the coding sequence ATGACTTACGGAAAAGGTGGCGGAACGCTCCCTACAACTGTTGGAATTGCTACTGGTGCAGCTTTGCCTGCAACTGGTGCTACTGACAGCTGGATGGTTGCTCTTGCAGCAGCTATCGCAGCCGGCTTGGTTGCTTGGGGTATGCTCTACGCAATCAAAAATCGCGTTCGCTAA
- a CDS encoding glutamate--tRNA ligase yields MSSQSPIRVRFAPSPTGFLHIGGVRTALFNYLFAKKHGGTFILRLEDTDRERFVESGITQISEVLDWLGIIPDEGYWEGEHIGDAGPYIQSQRLPHYDDFAQKLIDMGVAYRSYITPDDFQKNRQIAIDAKKPFVYRRSMEPQASEQSSKAPIRLDILALQKKLTTPNIVWEDAIRGKFELDWSILDDFILVKADGFPTYNFANIIDDHTMQISHVLRGDEFISSTAKHAILYDALGLERPIWAHLPLILGSDGAKLSKRHGDTDALQYREKGYLPEAILNFLAQLGWNDGTEQEIFSLEEMVQKFSLERIQKSPAKFDVDRLDWMNGIFIREKLSEQDYINRALAELPQANLTNTTLAQSAVLLERERIKTFKELPELVAFFFTRPNNHTEIKNLIIKKATLEEASKILEASIKSLSELTSSDAADIETQLRDSAQEHNIKAGQMFYVIRVAITGKTAAPGLFETISVLSVGETIERLKITQKALN; encoded by the coding sequence ATGAGTAGCCAAAGCCCTATTCGCGTGCGATTTGCACCATCTCCAACCGGATTTTTACACATTGGAGGAGTACGCACTGCACTTTTTAACTATCTATTTGCCAAAAAACACGGTGGCACATTTATTCTACGACTAGAAGACACTGACCGTGAGCGGTTTGTAGAGTCTGGTATTACCCAAATTAGCGAGGTACTAGATTGGCTAGGCATCATACCAGATGAAGGCTATTGGGAAGGTGAGCATATCGGTGACGCCGGCCCCTACATTCAAAGCCAGCGCCTACCTCATTATGATGACTTCGCTCAAAAACTGATCGATATGGGTGTGGCTTACCGTAGCTATATCACGCCTGATGATTTTCAAAAAAATCGCCAAATCGCCATTGATGCCAAAAAGCCATTTGTTTATCGGCGCAGTATGGAGCCTCAAGCCTCGGAACAAAGCTCCAAGGCACCAATTCGGTTGGATATCCTTGCTTTGCAAAAAAAACTGACAACCCCCAATATAGTTTGGGAAGACGCTATTCGTGGTAAATTTGAGCTAGATTGGTCGATCCTAGATGACTTTATTTTAGTCAAAGCTGATGGCTTCCCAACCTATAACTTCGCTAATATTATCGATGATCATACCATGCAGATATCCCATGTCCTGCGAGGTGATGAGTTTATTAGCTCTACAGCAAAACATGCTATTCTATATGATGCACTGGGCCTTGAGCGCCCGATCTGGGCTCATCTACCTCTTATTTTGGGTTCTGATGGAGCAAAGCTTTCCAAGCGACACGGCGATACCGATGCCTTGCAGTACCGAGAAAAAGGCTATCTACCAGAAGCAATCCTCAACTTTTTAGCTCAGCTTGGCTGGAATGATGGCACAGAACAAGAAATTTTTTCTTTAGAAGAAATGGTACAAAAATTCAGCCTGGAGCGTATTCAAAAAAGTCCTGCTAAATTTGATGTTGATCGCCTAGACTGGATGAATGGAATTTTTATTCGTGAAAAACTCTCTGAACAAGACTATATTAACCGAGCTTTAGCAGAGCTTCCACAGGCCAATTTAACAAATACCACACTAGCTCAATCTGCTGTACTGCTCGAGAGAGAGCGTATTAAAACATTTAAAGAACTGCCGGAGTTGGTCGCTTTTTTCTTTACCAGGCCCAATAATCACACCGAGATAAAGAATCTAATTATCAAAAAAGCCACGCTTGAAGAGGCTTCTAAAATTCTTGAAGCCTCAATAAAGAGTCTCTCCGAATTAACTTCATCTGATGCGGCTGATATTGAAACTCAACTGCGAGATTCTGCGCAAGAGCATAATATAAAAGCTGGACAGATGTTTTATGTGATTCGAGTTGCCATTACTGGCAAGACTGCTGCTCCTGGATTATTTGAGACAATCTCAGTTCTAAGCGTAGGAGAAACTATTGAGCGCCTTAAAATCACGCAAAAAGCATTAAACTAA
- a CDS encoding DUF3048 domain-containing protein: MRKKNKNINQLPGLNSIEASLDPTALRPVPVESKKRGESLINDHHPSSIYNKASHKKRWPWLIGGVALLIVVLGGYFLLTRKAPIASPAPQKTEAVKTEASPEPTTKPSSLTGVLVEPAVSEKPVMASIIENMAGQLGARPQSGLSSAGVVYEALAEGGITRYLALWQADTPKDIGPVRSLRPVFFYSAIEYGAPTAHAGGSMDGLALAQNPDFKNIEALATGPFRRINTKIAPHNLYIYGEQYTKLIASRGWDKAPAFTPWPRKDDTPSDTPSATVITASFSSADYRAIFKYDTVSNSYLREVGGRADVDAGAGNKQVNPKVVIVLKASTVAGTQKNGKPKTDINIIGKGAGYIFQDGTVKEISWVKNSATDRMQFLDSVGAPVSLNRGQTWISIVPTTIPPTWK, encoded by the coding sequence ATGCGTAAAAAAAATAAAAATATTAATCAATTGCCAGGCCTTAATTCTATCGAGGCGAGTTTAGACCCGACAGCATTACGACCTGTTCCGGTAGAATCGAAAAAACGTGGTGAGTCACTTATTAACGACCATCATCCATCGTCTATATACAATAAAGCTAGCCATAAGAAGCGTTGGCCATGGTTGATTGGTGGTGTTGCACTGTTAATTGTAGTTCTAGGTGGGTATTTTTTATTAACTCGTAAGGCACCGATTGCTAGTCCAGCACCCCAAAAAACAGAAGCCGTTAAGACGGAGGCTAGCCCAGAGCCCACCACCAAGCCAAGCAGTTTAACAGGAGTATTAGTGGAGCCTGCGGTATCAGAAAAACCAGTTATGGCCTCAATTATTGAAAATATGGCCGGCCAACTTGGTGCCCGACCGCAATCTGGCCTATCTAGTGCAGGAGTGGTCTATGAGGCTCTAGCTGAAGGTGGTATAACACGCTATCTGGCTCTCTGGCAAGCTGATACACCAAAAGATATTGGTCCAGTACGAAGTCTGCGGCCAGTGTTCTTTTATTCAGCAATAGAATATGGGGCGCCTACGGCCCATGCCGGTGGATCTATGGATGGACTAGCGTTAGCGCAAAACCCTGATTTTAAAAATATCGAAGCCCTTGCGACAGGTCCATTTCGACGTATTAATACAAAAATAGCCCCTCATAACTTATATATTTATGGCGAACAATACACAAAGCTTATAGCTTCTCGAGGCTGGGATAAGGCACCAGCCTTTACTCCTTGGCCACGCAAGGATGATACTCCGTCCGATACTCCAAGCGCCACAGTTATTACGGCTAGCTTTTCTAGTGCCGATTATAGAGCTATCTTTAAGTATGATACGGTTTCAAATAGCTATTTGCGAGAAGTTGGTGGTAGAGCTGATGTCGATGCTGGGGCTGGTAATAAGCAGGTGAATCCTAAGGTGGTTATTGTATTAAAAGCTTCAACAGTAGCTGGAACGCAGAAAAATGGCAAACCTAAAACGGATATAAATATCATTGGCAAGGGTGCAGGCTATATTTTTCAGGACGGTACGGTCAAAGAAATTAGTTGGGTGAAGAACTCAGCTACTGACCGTATGCAATTTTTGGATAGCGTGGGTGCTCCGGTGTCATTAAACCGTGGTCAGACCTGGATCAGTATTGTACCAACTACAATACCACCTACCTGGAAGTAG
- a CDS encoding glycoside hydrolase family 6 protein — protein MILRRIRLGVLTLLATILYVGGALSLSPLLARYLPTASQSLTASVPQPQATAIPAPTTTASPAESLKEAQAQAEQKDSQSHSQSVSVRQNPFSGARLFVDPDSPARQQVNAWQASRPADAGMIGKIANNSVGTWLGGWYGDIGSATRQWLGQMQSQGALPVFILYNIPIRDCGSYSAGGASSASAYRTWVQSIANASQGRKAVFILEPDAIAGWDCLNSGQRQERADVLRTAINTLSADKNHYVYLDAGNARWHSASVMADRIRQVGTQGLQGISLNVSNFLTTAESQNYGTQISRQTGGLHVVIDTSRNGQGPAPNLEWCNPSGRGLGLPPSAQSGNPVDAYLWLKYPGESDGACNGAPASGEWWADYALGLAARAAF, from the coding sequence TTGATATTACGACGAATTCGACTCGGAGTATTAACGCTTTTAGCTACCATATTGTATGTTGGTGGCGCATTATCACTATCCCCCCTGCTCGCTCGCTACTTGCCGACGGCCAGCCAGAGTTTAACGGCCTCGGTACCTCAGCCTCAAGCAACCGCCATACCTGCCCCGACCACCACCGCAAGTCCAGCAGAATCACTCAAAGAAGCCCAGGCTCAAGCCGAGCAAAAAGATTCACAAAGCCATAGTCAGTCAGTATCGGTACGTCAAAACCCCTTTAGTGGTGCGAGGCTATTTGTTGATCCTGACTCCCCTGCTCGTCAACAGGTAAATGCCTGGCAAGCTTCACGGCCAGCTGATGCTGGGATGATTGGAAAAATCGCTAATAATTCAGTTGGTACTTGGCTCGGAGGCTGGTACGGTGATATTGGCTCGGCCACTCGTCAGTGGTTGGGGCAAATGCAATCTCAAGGGGCTCTACCGGTATTTATTTTGTATAATATCCCGATTCGAGACTGCGGTAGCTATTCGGCAGGAGGTGCTAGTAGTGCTTCGGCTTATCGAACTTGGGTGCAGTCTATTGCTAATGCTAGTCAAGGTAGAAAAGCGGTATTTATTCTAGAACCAGATGCTATTGCGGGCTGGGATTGCCTGAATTCAGGCCAGCGTCAGGAGCGAGCTGATGTTTTGCGTACGGCTATTAATACGCTCTCAGCCGATAAAAACCACTATGTATATCTTGACGCCGGTAATGCAAGATGGCATTCAGCAAGTGTTATGGCGGACCGTATTCGTCAGGTTGGCACACAGGGATTACAGGGTATTTCACTAAATGTTTCAAACTTCCTAACTACTGCTGAATCACAAAACTATGGCACGCAGATTAGCCGGCAAACTGGTGGGTTGCATGTTGTGATTGATACTAGTCGTAATGGTCAGGGGCCAGCTCCAAATCTAGAATGGTGCAATCCATCTGGTCGTGGACTTGGCTTGCCGCCAAGTGCACAATCAGGTAACCCGGTGGATGCCTATTTGTGGCTCAAATACCCCGGTGAATCAGATGGTGCCTGCAATGGTGCACCAGCTAGCGGTGAGTGGTGGGCTGATTATGCACTTGGGTTGGCAGCTAGGGCAGCGTTCTAG
- a CDS encoding histidine phosphatase family protein: MSEINDARGGFPSELIIIRHGLSELNVRLAIAKAHHDSSRVLLDQIRDADVPLTKIGFEQASRTGQALASHYRKIDKAYVSPTLRTRDTFSQIQSAINYHIPFQIEDRIREREFGIFGQMTSYGIEKHYPVEAARLKLEGNYYYRPLGGESYPDMGNRLHSFLHSIYRHQAGKRILVITHADVVQMIRKILEKLTEAQLLELNETDDVLNCSITQYAYSADINYLRLVRYNEVYYQ, translated from the coding sequence ATGAGCGAAATAAATGACGCCAGAGGTGGCTTTCCATCAGAATTAATTATCATTCGTCATGGCCTATCTGAGCTAAATGTGCGTCTAGCAATCGCCAAGGCACACCATGATAGTAGTCGCGTTTTACTTGATCAAATTCGAGACGCTGATGTCCCGCTAACAAAAATAGGCTTTGAGCAGGCTTCCCGAACCGGTCAAGCTCTTGCAAGCCACTACAGAAAGATCGATAAAGCCTATGTTAGTCCTACACTCCGAACTCGTGATACATTTTCTCAAATTCAGTCTGCCATCAACTACCATATCCCATTTCAGATAGAAGATCGCATTCGAGAACGTGAATTTGGTATTTTTGGACAAATGACAAGCTATGGCATTGAAAAGCATTATCCAGTTGAGGCCGCTCGCTTAAAGCTTGAGGGCAATTATTACTATCGACCTCTAGGTGGAGAATCGTACCCCGATATGGGCAACCGACTGCATAGTTTTCTACATTCAATCTATCGCCATCAAGCTGGCAAGAGAATACTAGTTATTACTCACGCCGATGTTGTTCAGATGATCCGCAAAATATTGGAAAAGCTAACCGAAGCTCAACTTCTAGAGCTCAATGAGACCGATGATGTGCTAAACTGCAGTATAACGCAGTATGCTTATAGTGCGGATATAAACTACTTGCGCCTAGTGCGCTATAACGAGGTGTATTACCAATGA
- a CDS encoding peroxiredoxin: MEIGSKAPNFTLLDQNEKSHSLKDLAGKHTLIYFYPKDDTPGCTTQACSLRDSIEDLRSDNIEVLGVSADSVDSHKKFAEKYNLPFPVLSNPEKDMIEAYHAWGERSMYGRKFMGIIRSAVLISPDLTIEAHWPKIQPLKTVPTVRAWMQEHSR; the protein is encoded by the coding sequence ATGGAGATTGGCTCAAAAGCCCCCAATTTTACACTATTGGACCAAAATGAAAAATCACATAGTTTAAAAGACCTAGCTGGCAAGCATACTCTGATCTATTTTTATCCAAAAGATGACACGCCCGGGTGCACAACTCAAGCCTGTTCATTACGCGATAGCATTGAAGACCTGCGTAGTGACAACATTGAAGTACTCGGTGTTTCAGCCGATTCAGTTGATAGTCATAAGAAGTTTGCCGAAAAATATAATTTGCCTTTTCCAGTACTATCTAACCCAGAAAAAGATATGATTGAAGCCTATCATGCTTGGGGTGAGCGCTCGATGTATGGACGTAAATTTATGGGTATTATTCGTTCAGCTGTGTTGATCAGCCCAGATCTTACTATTGAAGCTCACTGGCCAAAAATTCAACCCCTCAAAACTGTCCCGACAGTGCGTGCCTGGATGCAAGAGCACAGTCGCTAG
- a CDS encoding prepilin-type N-terminal cleavage/methylation domain-containing protein: MKRRHYSGITLIEMLVSIAIASLLLLITLQVISRSYVNWRRESTRTQLQTNTKTAVETVAQVIRSAKSVEAQNSQPDSHAPNPENPYSWTSATGSGATLILAVPARDASGNIIYIDATHTSLYTDNVIFYLEPNTDILYRRTIANTVAPNNATTTTCPPAQSTPACPPDSKVVADIANLTTTYLDASGNVVASPSGTEAVRYELSQTRSIGSQMFESSYGTTAALRNK; this comes from the coding sequence ATGAAGCGTCGGCATTATTCTGGGATTACTCTTATCGAGATGTTAGTTAGTATTGCTATTGCTTCCCTGTTATTGCTTATAACACTCCAGGTCATTAGTCGAAGCTATGTAAATTGGCGACGCGAGAGCACTAGAACTCAACTGCAGACCAACACCAAGACGGCTGTGGAGACGGTAGCGCAGGTTATTCGTTCAGCAAAATCGGTAGAAGCCCAAAACTCTCAGCCAGATAGTCATGCTCCAAATCCTGAAAACCCCTATTCCTGGACTAGTGCGACTGGATCTGGCGCAACGCTTATATTGGCTGTCCCTGCTCGTGATGCGAGTGGTAATATAATATATATCGACGCCACTCATACCAGCTTATATACCGATAATGTAATTTTTTACCTGGAGCCTAATACCGATATTTTGTATCGTAGAACGATCGCCAATACAGTTGCGCCTAATAATGCTACGACAACTACTTGTCCACCAGCTCAGTCTACTCCTGCATGTCCACCCGATTCCAAGGTAGTAGCGGATATCGCCAATCTCACCACAACATACTTAGATGCATCAGGTAATGTTGTAGCCTCCCCTAGTGGTACCGAAGCAGTGCGCTATGAGTTATCGCAAACACGCAGTATTGGTAGTCAGATGTTTGAATCTAGCTATGGTACAACCGCAGCTTTAAGGAATAAATGA
- a CDS encoding ribonucleotide-diphosphate reductase subunit beta → MPITKTTIRPDINARRIINGADADVIQLHPMKHAFAWDAYNAGNANHWLPTEITMMSDIEQLRNGRLTDDEVKALKTVLGFFTTADSIAANNIVLALYKHITSPECRMYLLRQGYEEAIHTHAYQYIVESLGLDGGEIFNMYREVDAIYSKAEFILSFNEGIFDPTFKTGTFESDQKFLENLCVFSLILEGIFFYSSFAVMFGFQRQNKMVGTAEQIQYIMRDETQHLNFGIKLINTIKEEQPELWTPKFQEHIVELVRRAAQLEYTFASEVFPRGIFGMNADGFRQYIEHIADRRLQRVGLPAQFNVDNPFPWMSEAIDLTKEKNFFETRVTEYQTGGTLNWD, encoded by the coding sequence ATGCCAATCACTAAAACGACAATTCGCCCCGATATTAATGCACGACGCATTATTAATGGAGCTGATGCTGACGTAATTCAGCTTCACCCCATGAAACATGCTTTTGCCTGGGATGCCTATAATGCTGGCAATGCTAATCATTGGCTTCCTACCGAGATTACCATGATGAGCGATATTGAGCAGTTGCGCAATGGTCGTCTCACCGATGATGAAGTGAAGGCTTTAAAAACAGTTTTGGGGTTTTTTACGACGGCCGACTCAATTGCTGCCAATAATATTGTGCTAGCACTTTACAAGCATATTACTAGCCCGGAGTGTCGGATGTACTTATTGCGCCAGGGTTATGAGGAGGCTATTCATACTCATGCCTATCAGTATATCGTGGAAAGCTTGGGTCTGGATGGTGGTGAGATTTTTAATATGTATCGAGAAGTTGATGCAATTTATTCTAAAGCAGAGTTTATCTTAAGCTTTAATGAGGGTATTTTTGACCCTACATTTAAAACTGGTACATTTGAGAGTGATCAAAAATTTCTTGAAAATTTATGTGTATTTTCACTTATCTTGGAGGGTATTTTCTTCTATAGTTCATTTGCTGTTATGTTTGGCTTCCAGCGTCAAAATAAAATGGTTGGTACCGCTGAGCAGATTCAATACATTATGCGCGATGAAACACAACACCTTAATTTTGGCATCAAACTAATTAATACTATAAAGGAAGAACAGCCTGAGTTGTGGACGCCGAAATTTCAAGAGCATATTGTGGAGCTGGTGCGTCGGGCGGCGCAATTAGAGTATACTTTCGCTTCCGAAGTTTTTCCAAGAGGTATTTTTGGCATGAACGCAGATGGTTTTCGGCAGTATATTGAACATATCGCTGATCGCCGTTTGCAACGAGTTGGTTTACCCGCACAATTTAATGTTGATAACCCATTTCCCTGGATGAGCGAAGCGATTGATCTAACTAAAGAAAAAAACTTTTTTGAAACTCGTGTTACAGAATATCAGACAGGAGGCACTTTGAACTGGGACTAG
- a CDS encoding RNA-binding protein, translated as MATKLFVGSLPYSTTDEELSEAFSAVGTVVSAKVIFDRDTQRSKGFGFVEMSSDEEAQSAIKQLDGSEMDGRRIVVNEARPMAPRN; from the coding sequence ATGGCAACTAAGCTATTCGTGGGATCACTCCCATATTCAACCACAGACGAAGAACTCTCAGAGGCTTTTTCAGCTGTTGGTACAGTAGTAAGCGCAAAAGTAATTTTTGATCGCGATACCCAGCGCTCAAAGGGCTTTGGGTTCGTAGAAATGAGCTCAGACGAAGAGGCTCAATCGGCAATTAAGCAACTAGATGGTTCAGAAATGGATGGTCGTCGCATTGTTGTCAACGAAGCTCGACCGATGGCTCCGCGCAACTAA